The following are encoded in a window of Salegentibacter mishustinae genomic DNA:
- the lon gene encoding endopeptidase La: MAKTKLTSFDSLSLQDIDQDADLIPLMTPEDEEEINREELPETLPILPLRNTVLFPGVVIPITAGRDTSIKLINEANNDSKIIGVVAQKDEEVENPTAKDIYRTGVVARILRVLKMPDGNTTVIIQGKKRFEIDEIVKEEPYLTASIKEVPEARPEIDNKEFPAIIDSIKELALQIIKGSPNIPSEASFAIKNIESSSFLINFVSSNMNLAVEDKQNLLETNDLKERALATLRHMNVEYQKLELKNDIQSKVQSDMSQQQREYFLHQQMKTIQEELGGVSQEDELEEMKQRAKKKKWGEKVQKHFNKEISKMQRMNPQVAEYSIQRNYLDLFLDLPWNEFSKDKFDLKRAKKILDRDHYGLDDVKRRIIEYLAVLKLRNDMKSPILCLYGPPGTGKTSLGKSMAEALGREYVRVSLGGLRDEAEIRGHRKTYIGAMPGRIIQSLKKAGTSNPVFVLDEIDKLSIGHAGDPSSALLEVLDPEQNSEFHDNFLEMGFDLSKVMFVATANTLNTIQPALRDRMEIINVTGYTIEEKVEIAKQHLLPKQLEEHGLTKEHIKIAKPQLEKIVEGYTRESGVRGLEKQIAKMVRHAAKNIAMEEEYNVKVTNEDIIEVLGSPRLERDKYENNEVAGVVTGLAWTQVGGDILFIESILSKGKGNLNITGNLGKVMKESATIAMEYMKSNAEELGIDPSIFEKYNVHIHVPEGATPKDGPSAGITMLTSLVSLFTQRKVKKSIAMTGEITLRGKVLPVGGIKEKILAAKRARIKEIILCKENERDIKEIKEDYLKGLTFHYVNDMSEVIDLAITKQKVKNAKTL; this comes from the coding sequence TACCCGAAACTTTACCAATTCTTCCTTTAAGAAACACCGTATTGTTTCCGGGAGTGGTGATTCCTATTACCGCTGGAAGGGATACTTCTATTAAATTGATCAATGAAGCGAATAACGATTCTAAGATTATTGGGGTTGTTGCTCAAAAAGATGAAGAAGTAGAAAACCCTACAGCAAAAGATATTTATCGCACCGGTGTTGTGGCGCGCATTTTAAGAGTTTTAAAAATGCCTGATGGAAATACCACCGTGATTATCCAGGGTAAAAAACGTTTTGAAATAGACGAGATTGTAAAAGAGGAACCTTACCTAACAGCAAGTATCAAAGAAGTTCCGGAAGCAAGACCGGAAATTGATAATAAGGAATTTCCGGCAATTATAGATTCTATAAAAGAACTTGCGCTTCAAATAATTAAAGGGAGTCCAAATATTCCTAGTGAAGCTTCTTTCGCTATTAAGAATATAGAAAGTTCTTCTTTCCTTATCAATTTTGTTTCCTCTAATATGAATCTTGCTGTGGAAGACAAGCAAAATTTACTGGAAACAAACGATCTTAAAGAGCGCGCACTAGCCACTTTGCGACATATGAATGTTGAATATCAAAAATTGGAGCTTAAAAATGATATCCAGAGCAAGGTGCAAAGTGATATGAGCCAGCAGCAGCGTGAATATTTTCTTCATCAGCAAATGAAAACCATCCAGGAAGAACTTGGTGGGGTTTCTCAGGAAGATGAACTTGAAGAAATGAAGCAGCGCGCCAAAAAGAAAAAATGGGGCGAAAAAGTACAGAAGCATTTCAATAAGGAAATTTCTAAAATGCAACGAATGAATCCGCAGGTAGCTGAATATTCTATTCAGAGAAACTACCTGGATCTGTTTTTAGACCTTCCATGGAACGAATTCAGTAAGGATAAGTTCGATCTAAAAAGAGCGAAGAAAATACTTGATCGAGACCACTATGGCCTGGACGACGTAAAACGCCGAATTATAGAGTATCTGGCAGTGTTAAAACTGCGTAACGATATGAAGTCTCCAATTCTTTGTTTATACGGGCCTCCGGGAACCGGTAAAACTTCCCTTGGTAAATCTATGGCCGAAGCATTAGGTAGAGAATATGTGAGAGTTTCACTTGGTGGATTACGTGATGAAGCTGAAATACGGGGACATAGAAAAACCTATATTGGTGCGATGCCGGGTAGAATTATTCAGTCTCTTAAAAAAGCGGGAACAAGTAACCCTGTTTTTGTATTAGATGAAATTGATAAATTAAGTATAGGACATGCCGGCGATCCTTCTTCAGCTTTATTAGAAGTATTGGATCCTGAGCAAAATAGTGAATTCCACGACAACTTCCTGGAAATGGGATTTGACCTTTCTAAAGTAATGTTTGTGGCAACGGCAAATACTTTAAATACCATTCAGCCTGCTCTTAGGGATCGTATGGAGATTATAAATGTTACTGGTTATACAATAGAGGAGAAGGTAGAAATCGCCAAACAACACTTGCTTCCAAAGCAATTGGAAGAACACGGACTTACCAAAGAGCATATTAAAATTGCAAAACCTCAATTAGAGAAGATCGTTGAAGGTTATACCCGGGAATCTGGAGTGCGTGGATTGGAAAAACAGATCGCAAAAATGGTACGTCACGCGGCTAAAAATATTGCGATGGAAGAAGAATATAATGTTAAGGTTACTAATGAAGACATTATAGAAGTTCTTGGTAGTCCAAGACTGGAGCGCGATAAATATGAAAATAATGAAGTAGCAGGTGTGGTTACAGGATTAGCCTGGACCCAAGTTGGCGGAGATATTCTGTTTATTGAATCCATCCTTTCTAAAGGAAAAGGAAACCTGAATATTACCGGTAACCTTGGGAAGGTGATGAAAGAATCGGCTACCATTGCGATGGAGTATATGAAATCTAACGCCGAAGAACTTGGTATAGATCCTTCAATATTTGAAAAATATAATGTTCATATTCACGTGCCGGAAGGGGCAACTCCAAAAGATGGGCCAAGTGCAGGTATAACGATGCTAACCTCTTTAGTTTCTTTATTTACGCAACGAAAAGTGAAGAAAAGCATCGCGATGACCGGAGAAATCACCCTTAGAGGGAAAGTGCTTCCGGTAGGAGGGATCAAAGAAAAAATTCTTGCAGCCAAACGTGCTCGCATTAAAGAGATTATTCTTTGTAAGGAGAATGAACGTGATATAAAAGAGATCAAGGAGGATTATTTAAAAGGACTTACTTTTCATTATGTAAATGATATGAGTGAAGTTATTGATCTTGCAATTACCAAGCAAAAGGTGAAAAACGCCAAGACGCTTTAA
- the cmk gene encoding (d)CMP kinase: protein MSKKITIAIDGYSSTGKSTVAKQLAAELGYVYVDTGAMYRAVTLYLMRKMLVSDTHFDEEAILRHLPFINISFVFNEEVGYGEVHLNNENVEKEIRLMEVSQQVSKVAAVPDVRKMLVKIQQEIGKNKAVVMDGRDIGTVVFPDADLKLFMTASTEKRAERRYDELKGRGDEVKYEDVLANVKERDYLDTTREDSPLVKAEDAIEIDNSDMNLEEQFEKVLKLAKDKIEE from the coding sequence ATGAGTAAAAAAATAACGATTGCTATAGATGGATATTCTTCCACCGGAAAAAGTACGGTGGCCAAACAACTTGCAGCAGAGCTGGGCTATGTTTATGTAGATACCGGTGCGATGTATCGTGCAGTGACTTTGTATCTAATGCGTAAAATGTTGGTTAGTGATACTCATTTTGACGAGGAAGCCATCTTAAGGCATTTACCATTTATCAATATCAGCTTTGTATTTAATGAAGAGGTAGGTTATGGAGAAGTTCATTTAAATAATGAGAATGTTGAAAAGGAAATCAGGTTGATGGAGGTTTCTCAGCAGGTGAGTAAGGTTGCTGCTGTGCCAGATGTTAGAAAGATGCTGGTTAAAATTCAACAGGAAATTGGTAAAAATAAAGCAGTAGTGATGGATGGTCGTGATATTGGAACGGTTGTTTTTCCTGACGCCGACTTGAAGTTATTTATGACCGCTTCTACCGAAAAACGTGCAGAGCGCAGGTATGATGAATTAAAGGGTCGAGGAGATGAGGTTAAATATGAAGATGTACTTGCTAACGTTAAAGAACGTGATTACCTCGATACTACCCGAGAAGACTCTCCTTTAGTAAAAGCTGAAGATGCTATAGAGATTGATAATTCAGATATGAATCTGGAGGAACAGTTTGAAAAAGTATTGAAACTGGCCAAGGATAAAATTGAAGAATAA